Proteins encoded together in one uncultured Desulfobacter sp. window:
- the acpP gene encoding acyl carrier protein: MAVESKVRKIIAEKIPGIDVEDVVPQASLVEDLGADSLTIVELIMSMEEVFEIEIDDEQAEQLSTVQDIYDFIASKS, encoded by the coding sequence ATGGCCGTTGAAAGCAAAGTAAGAAAGATTATTGCTGAAAAGATTCCCGGCATTGATGTTGAGGATGTGGTTCCACAGGCGTCGTTGGTCGAAGACCTTGGCGCGGATTCTTTGACCATCGTAGAGCTTATCATGTCAATGGAAGAGGTTTTTGAAATTGAAATTGACGATGAGCAGGCTGAGCAGCTGTCGACTGTCCAGGATATCTATGATTTCATTGCCTCGAAATCATAA
- the tnpA gene encoding IS200/IS605 family transposase — MRSYRKGSHTVHDLKVHLVWVTKYRYQVLTKQIGYRLRNIIRQICDSHDIHIIQGRVSKDHVHLYVSYPPKLSVSDMVRFMKGKSSRKIQEEFPQLGKRYWGKHFWGIGYAAFSSGHVTDDMIQEYLKHHKNHPNHQNDNFVIE, encoded by the coding sequence ATGAGATCATATCGAAAAGGTTCACATACAGTACATGATTTAAAAGTCCATTTGGTATGGGTGACTAAATATCGGTATCAAGTGCTGACGAAACAGATTGGATACCGCTTGAGAAATATCATTCGTCAGATTTGTGATAGCCATGATATCCATATTATCCAAGGCCGTGTCAGTAAAGATCATGTCCATCTCTATGTATCATATCCGCCCAAGCTTTCGGTAAGCGATATGGTCCGTTTCATGAAAGGGAAAAGCTCCCGGAAAATCCAGGAAGAGTTTCCTCAACTTGGGAAACGGTACTGGGGAAAACATTTTTGGGGAATTGGTTATGCCGCCTTCAGTTCTGGTCATGTGACAGACGACATGATCCAGGAATATTTGAAGCATCATAAAAATCACCCGAATCATCAGAATGATAATTTTGTGATTGAATGA
- a CDS encoding PilT/PilU family type 4a pilus ATPase: MKQPEIDYWITCMLETFENVSDLNVTVGKSLQVETSGQLTDVPVSPPVQELTPFQAEVFALNLINGDPRLLEDLVKTGSCDLSYWLGNKARFRVNIFKQKNHLTTILRKLETTIPSIDKLNLPPIFKKMGEEKNGLILVTGATGSGKSTTLAALLNEINEEKSLHVVTLEDPVEFVHPHKKATFNQRELGNDFDTFPTGLRAALRQAPKVILVGEMRDRETMEIGLSAAETGHLVLSTLHTVDAGQTINRILGMFEQEEQAQVRARLADTIRYIVCQRLLPRSAGGRVAALEIMGMNLRINDIILNGESEGKTMHEVITASTAFGMQTFDQHILDLYKADIITEETAFSYCSQKSVLSQGMDILKREKGEKTSAIEGLTIDWKEKTDTEDNGEEQS, translated from the coding sequence ATGAAACAGCCTGAAATTGATTATTGGATTACCTGTATGCTGGAAACATTTGAGAATGTATCGGATCTCAATGTTACCGTGGGCAAGTCCCTGCAGGTGGAGACGTCCGGGCAATTAACCGATGTGCCGGTATCGCCGCCGGTGCAGGAGCTGACCCCTTTCCAGGCCGAGGTGTTTGCATTGAACCTGATCAATGGCGACCCCCGGCTTCTGGAAGACCTGGTTAAAACAGGCTCCTGTGATCTGTCATACTGGCTGGGAAACAAGGCACGGTTCAGGGTAAATATTTTTAAGCAGAAAAATCATCTGACCACCATCCTGCGAAAACTGGAAACCACCATCCCCAGCATTGACAAGCTTAACCTGCCGCCTATTTTCAAAAAGATGGGCGAAGAGAAAAACGGTTTGATTCTGGTGACCGGTGCCACCGGGTCCGGCAAATCCACCACCCTGGCCGCGCTGCTCAATGAGATTAACGAAGAAAAGTCCCTCCATGTGGTGACCCTGGAGGACCCGGTGGAGTTTGTCCATCCCCATAAAAAAGCCACATTTAACCAACGGGAGCTGGGCAATGATTTTGATACATTTCCCACAGGGCTAAGAGCTGCCCTGCGCCAGGCCCCCAAGGTGATTCTGGTGGGCGAGATGCGTGACAGGGAAACCATGGAGATCGGTTTGTCTGCAGCAGAAACCGGACACCTGGTGCTGTCCACCCTCCATACCGTCGATGCAGGCCAGACCATTAACCGTATCCTGGGCATGTTTGAACAGGAGGAACAGGCCCAGGTCCGGGCCAGGCTTGCAGATACCATCCGCTATATTGTCTGCCAGCGCCTTTTGCCCCGGTCTGCAGGCGGCCGGGTGGCGGCCCTGGAAATTATGGGAATGAACCTGCGAATCAACGATATTATCCTGAACGGAGAATCGGAAGGTAAAACCATGCATGAAGTCATTACCGCCTCAACGGCATTCGGCATGCAAACCTTTGACCAGCATATCCTGGATCTATACAAGGCCGATATTATCACCGAAGAGACTGCCTTTTCCTATTGTTCACAAAAAAGTGTATTGTCCCAGGGCATGGATATTCTCAAACGGGAAAAAGGTGAAAAAACCTCTGCCATTGAAGGCCTTACCATTGACTGGAAAGAAAAAACCGACACCGAAGACAACGGGGAGGAACAATCATGA
- the hypA gene encoding hydrogenase maturation nickel metallochaperone HypA, translating into MHEMGIAQQLVNIVLEAIPDDIENPRVEKMNLRIGKLAAVVEHSLSFCLEVITKDTPLEGAEVIIDAVPVCLRCENCNHEWQTDAPAFGCPACKDGQVTMISGREIEISSIELADD; encoded by the coding sequence ATGCATGAGATGGGTATTGCCCAGCAATTGGTAAATATCGTCCTGGAAGCCATCCCCGATGACATTGAAAACCCCAGGGTGGAAAAAATGAATTTAAGAATCGGCAAACTGGCCGCCGTGGTAGAGCACAGCCTTTCGTTTTGTCTGGAGGTTATTACCAAGGACACTCCCCTTGAAGGCGCTGAAGTGATTATCGATGCGGTGCCGGTGTGTCTGCGTTGTGAAAATTGTAACCACGAATGGCAGACCGATGCACCTGCCTTTGGGTGTCCTGCATGCAAAGACGGGCAGGTGACCATGATTTCGGGACGGGAGATTGAGATTTCGTCCATAGAACTGGCAGACGATTAG
- the tsaA gene encoding tRNA (N6-threonylcarbamoyladenosine(37)-N6)-methyltransferase TrmO yields the protein MQITYIGTIQTPFEDREGMPIQPAGAKDVKGRIIIKPEYEQGLSDIDGFSHLILLYHFHQSNGFDLVITPFMDTNPRGLFSTRAPRRPNPIGLSIVRLVSRKQNTLDVLDIDVLNNTPLIDIKPYVPGFDAKTENVRSGWLETNQIKAQTMTSDKRFI from the coding sequence ATGCAAATAACTTACATCGGAACAATACAAACACCGTTTGAAGACCGCGAAGGCATGCCTATTCAGCCCGCCGGCGCTAAAGATGTTAAGGGCCGGATTATTATCAAACCGGAATATGAACAGGGTTTGTCGGACATTGACGGATTTTCCCATTTGATTCTGCTTTACCATTTTCACCAGTCAAACGGGTTTGACCTCGTGATTACCCCGTTTATGGATACTAACCCACGGGGGCTGTTCTCCACCCGGGCGCCCCGGCGTCCCAACCCCATAGGGCTGTCCATTGTCCGCTTGGTCTCAAGAAAACAGAATACCCTTGATGTTCTGGATATTGATGTTTTGAACAACACACCGCTTATTGACATTAAGCCTTATGTGCCGGGATTTGATGCCAAAACTGAGAATGTCCGGTCGGGGTGGCTGGAGACAAATCAGATCAAAGCCCAAACCATGACCTCAGACAAAAGATTTATCTGA
- the gltX gene encoding glutamate--tRNA ligase, with amino-acid sequence MNTIITRFPPSPTGYLHIGGARTALFNWLWARKNAGQFVLRIEDTDEARSTKESVDAILESMEWLGIDWDDGPYFQTQRYDIYNEHIDRLVEQGHAYYCDCTPDEVDAMREEAKAKGLKPMYNGKCRNRGLKKGNNTVVRLKTPDTGVTIVDDIVKGSTAFQNSEIDDFIIQRSSGVAMYNLAVVVDDISMGINTIIRGDDHLVNTPKQILIYQALGASLPVFGHVPMVLGSDKARLSKRHGAMSVGEYKKMGFLADALINYLVRLGWSHGDQEFFERQELIEKFDLEHLGRSAGMFDMDKLYALNAKHIQKKKPAELGNDLVPHLADLGIEAQNDAFTQGVIETLQPRSKTLVEMAQGAIFYYRDEIEFEEKAAKKFFKPETSDLLNKCADALEELADFSQKAQEEVFKNIMEETGLGFGKIAQPLRVAVTGTTVSPGIFEMFIALGKEKTVQRIKKAAQFCAAQGE; translated from the coding sequence ATGAATACAATAATTACACGCTTCCCGCCATCCCCCACCGGGTACCTGCATATCGGCGGTGCCAGGACTGCACTTTTCAACTGGCTGTGGGCCAGAAAAAATGCAGGGCAGTTTGTGCTGCGTATAGAAGATACCGATGAAGCCCGTTCCACAAAGGAGTCTGTGGACGCAATTCTTGAATCCATGGAATGGCTGGGGATCGACTGGGATGACGGCCCTTATTTTCAGACCCAACGCTATGATATTTATAATGAGCACATTGACCGCCTGGTTGAACAGGGCCATGCCTACTATTGCGACTGTACACCCGATGAAGTCGATGCCATGCGCGAAGAGGCCAAGGCCAAGGGGCTTAAGCCTATGTATAACGGCAAATGCCGGAACCGCGGGCTTAAAAAAGGGAATAACACAGTGGTACGGTTAAAAACCCCGGACACAGGAGTCACCATTGTGGACGACATTGTCAAGGGCAGTACTGCTTTCCAGAATTCGGAAATTGATGATTTCATCATCCAGAGAAGCTCGGGCGTGGCCATGTACAACCTTGCGGTTGTTGTGGATGATATCTCCATGGGAATCAACACCATTATCCGGGGAGATGACCACTTGGTGAATACGCCCAAACAGATTCTGATTTACCAGGCATTGGGCGCATCGCTGCCGGTGTTCGGCCATGTTCCCATGGTTCTGGGATCAGACAAGGCGCGGCTGAGCAAACGCCATGGTGCCATGTCCGTGGGTGAATATAAAAAAATGGGATTTCTGGCCGATGCACTGATCAACTACCTGGTCAGGCTGGGTTGGTCCCATGGCGACCAGGAATTCTTTGAACGCCAGGAGCTTATTGAAAAATTTGACCTCGAACATCTTGGCCGGTCTGCCGGCATGTTTGACATGGATAAGCTGTATGCGCTGAATGCCAAACACATCCAGAAAAAGAAGCCCGCAGAATTAGGAAACGACCTTGTGCCCCACCTGGCAGATCTTGGCATTGAGGCCCAGAATGATGCCTTTACCCAGGGGGTGATTGAAACACTTCAACCCAGAAGCAAAACCCTTGTAGAGATGGCCCAGGGTGCTATCTTTTATTACAGGGATGAAATTGAGTTTGAAGAAAAGGCTGCCAAAAAATTCTTTAAGCCCGAAACTTCTGATCTTTTAAACAAATGTGCTGATGCCCTGGAAGAGCTTGCTGATTTCAGCCAGAAGGCCCAGGAAGAGGTATTTAAAAATATCATGGAAGAGACAGGGCTTGGATTTGGTAAAATTGCCCAACCCCTGCGGGTAGCGGTGACCGGAACGACGGTAAGTCCCGGTATATTTGAAATGTTTATTGCTTTAGGAAAAGAAAAAACCGTTCAGCGCATTAAAAAGGCAGCGCAATTCTGCGCCGCCCAAGGCGAATAA
- the hypB gene encoding hydrogenase nickel incorporation protein HypB: MEINIQKRVLAKNESDADRNRSFFRDKKVFVLNMMSSPGSGKTETLCRTLEALMPDIRVGVIVGDVCTTNDADRLSVTGAKVTQINTDQFGGDCHLAAHLIESSAKSLGCDDLDLLIVENIGNLVCPAEFDIGEDARAVVLSVTEGEDKPLKYPLMFQVADAAILNKIDLLPHLDFDAALAVENMGKVHPGMPVFELSAKTQEGMAPWLAWLRTKVKEKLG; this comes from the coding sequence ATGGAGATAAATATACAGAAACGGGTACTGGCAAAAAACGAATCCGATGCAGATCGGAACAGATCTTTTTTTAGAGACAAAAAGGTGTTCGTCCTGAACATGATGTCATCGCCGGGATCCGGCAAGACCGAAACCCTGTGCCGGACGTTGGAGGCACTGATGCCCGATATCCGGGTTGGCGTGATCGTTGGCGATGTCTGTACCACCAATGATGCGGACCGGCTTTCAGTAACCGGTGCCAAGGTGACCCAGATCAACACCGACCAGTTCGGCGGGGACTGTCATCTGGCAGCCCACCTCATTGAATCCTCAGCTAAGTCCCTGGGATGCGATGACCTGGATCTGCTCATTGTGGAAAACATCGGTAACCTGGTTTGTCCTGCGGAATTTGACATTGGCGAGGATGCGCGGGCCGTTGTTTTAAGTGTCACCGAAGGCGAGGATAAGCCTTTGAAATACCCGCTTATGTTCCAGGTAGCCGATGCCGCCATTTTAAATAAAATAGACCTTTTGCCCCACCTGGATTTTGATGCGGCCCTGGCTGTGGAAAATATGGGCAAGGTGCATCCGGGCATGCCGGTGTTTGAACTATCCGCCAAAACACAGGAAGGCATGGCGCCTTGGCTTGCATGGCTGCGCACAAAGGTTAAGGAAAAACTGGGATAA
- a CDS encoding DUF2065 domain-containing protein, which translates to MKFFFCVMGMVMIVEGLPYFISPNKMREMVMMIVQMPEGALRRFGFFMMLAGLAVVYLAMEMG; encoded by the coding sequence ATGAAATTTTTTTTTTGTGTTATGGGCATGGTCATGATTGTGGAAGGGCTGCCCTATTTCATCTCGCCCAATAAAATGCGGGAGATGGTAATGATGATTGTGCAAATGCCTGAAGGCGCTTTGAGGCGGTTTGGCTTCTTTATGATGCTGGCGGGCCTGGCGGTCGTATACCTTGCCATGGAGATGGGTTGA
- the rpiB gene encoding ribose 5-phosphate isomerase B, whose amino-acid sequence MDKRIIIGSDHAAFELKEKIKEQLAGLGYEVEDAGTYSTDSVNYADFGKKVAKAVSDGTYGRGILLCGTGLGMSMQANRFKGVRAALCSDIFSVRMSRQHNDANILVMGGRVVGDILAFELVREWLDTPFEGGRHLDRIRSLDEIG is encoded by the coding sequence ATGGATAAACGAATCATCATCGGCAGTGATCATGCCGCGTTTGAATTAAAGGAAAAGATCAAGGAACAGCTTGCAGGTCTTGGCTATGAGGTTGAGGACGCCGGTACCTACAGTACGGATTCGGTAAATTATGCCGATTTTGGCAAAAAAGTGGCCAAAGCAGTTTCCGACGGTACATACGGCCGGGGCATTCTCTTGTGCGGTACCGGCCTTGGCATGTCCATGCAGGCCAACCGGTTTAAGGGTGTCCGCGCTGCGTTATGTTCGGATATATTTTCCGTCAGGATGAGCCGGCAGCACAATGACGCCAATATCCTGGTTATGGGTGGTCGTGTGGTCGGAGATATTCTTGCCTTTGAGTTGGTCAGAGAATGGCTTGATACCCCCTTTGAAGGCGGTCGCCATCTGGACCGTATTCGCTCCCTGGATGAAATCGGATAA
- the tgt gene encoding tRNA guanosine(34) transglycosylase Tgt, translated as MLTFDLIKDNSQKDDGRDRSRLGRITTEHGGIETPIFMPVGTVGSVKAVSKEDLEHCGAQIILGNTYHLYLRPGCEVIETMKGLHSFTAWDKPMLTDSGGFQFFSLAKLAKFTDEGVHFQSHIDGSRHFFSPERAVEIQMILGSDIMMSLDWCQGHPATDQQVADALNKTTAWAKRGFDFWQENGAVNNLFGIVQGGMIKELRSLSAEQITAIDFPGFAIGGLSVGEPTDVMYEMADHTLPLLPSQKPRYIMGVGTPENLVTLVGMGCDMFDCVMPSRNARNGQLFTHTGTVNIPNAKYKTDERPIDEICGCYTCRNYSRAYLRHLYKSRELLSYRLNTIHNLYYYLDLMAKMRHAIKEDRFPEFQQQFFKARQDQ; from the coding sequence ATGCTTACATTTGACCTGATAAAAGACAATAGTCAAAAAGATGACGGCCGGGACCGCTCGCGTTTGGGGCGGATCACCACGGAGCACGGGGGTATTGAAACACCCATTTTCATGCCCGTGGGTACTGTGGGATCAGTCAAGGCCGTGTCAAAGGAAGATTTAGAACATTGCGGTGCCCAGATTATTCTTGGCAATACCTATCATTTATACCTGAGACCCGGTTGCGAAGTGATTGAAACCATGAAAGGGCTTCATTCGTTTACGGCATGGGATAAGCCCATGCTTACCGACTCCGGGGGATTTCAGTTTTTCTCTTTGGCAAAACTTGCCAAGTTCACCGATGAGGGGGTGCATTTTCAATCCCATATTGACGGTTCCCGGCACTTTTTTTCGCCGGAACGGGCCGTTGAGATCCAGATGATTTTAGGGTCGGATATCATGATGTCCCTGGACTGGTGCCAGGGGCATCCGGCAACGGATCAGCAGGTGGCGGACGCCTTGAATAAAACAACCGCCTGGGCGAAAAGGGGTTTTGATTTCTGGCAGGAAAACGGCGCGGTCAATAACCTGTTCGGCATTGTCCAGGGCGGCATGATCAAAGAACTTCGCTCTTTATCCGCCGAACAGATCACGGCCATTGATTTTCCCGGTTTTGCCATTGGCGGCCTTTCCGTTGGAGAACCCACCGACGTGATGTATGAAATGGCCGACCACACTTTGCCGCTTTTGCCGTCACAAAAGCCGCGGTATATTATGGGGGTGGGCACGCCTGAAAATTTGGTGACCCTGGTGGGTATGGGGTGCGATATGTTTGATTGTGTAATGCCCTCCAGAAATGCCAGAAACGGTCAGCTTTTTACCCATACCGGGACCGTAAATATCCCCAATGCCAAATACAAGACCGATGAGCGGCCCATTGACGAAATTTGTGGGTGTTACACCTGTCGCAACTACTCCCGGGCCTATCTGCGACATCTGTATAAATCCCGGGAGCTTTTGTCCTATCGTCTGAACACGATTCATAATCTCTATTATTATCTTGACCTTATGGCCAAAATGCGTCATGCAATAAAGGAAGATAGATTTCCTGAATTTCAACAACAATTTTTTAAAGCAAGGCAGGATCAGTAA
- a CDS encoding IS91 family transposase gives MRFSHIIEEYYDAFLTRYGDTALPEQIKALNAIVSCRTPDAGQIYTVCPDCNHTQLHPLSCGNRNCPHCQNHETSQWIDRQQNKQLPVQYFMVTFTLPCQFREVAYRNQRTVYSLMFSCVSSTLKEFGLNPRHLGAQIGMTMVLHTHSRRLDFHPHIHVVVPGGGVDPSRRQWKKKKGKYLFNRKALAKVFRARFLNGLNKENLPIPKGARSKWIVDCARVGTGMSALKYLSRYLYRGVISERNIIANQDGRVTFMYIDGKTKEMCRRTLKGEEFLHLILLHVLPRGFRRARDYGFLHGNAKKLLFLVQMILHVRIMAIVLRPRPVFKCPHCGKPMKILGIKPVGTG, from the coding sequence ATGCGATTTTCTCATATCATTGAAGAATATTATGATGCATTTCTGACTCGTTACGGGGATACGGCATTGCCAGAACAGATCAAAGCCTTAAACGCCATAGTTAGTTGCCGTACACCAGACGCCGGGCAGATTTATACGGTCTGTCCAGACTGCAATCATACACAACTGCATCCACTGTCCTGTGGAAACCGCAATTGTCCCCATTGTCAAAACCATGAGACAAGCCAATGGATTGACCGGCAGCAAAATAAACAGCTTCCCGTCCAGTATTTCATGGTAACTTTTACCTTGCCCTGTCAGTTCAGGGAAGTTGCATACCGGAATCAACGGACAGTTTATTCTCTGATGTTTTCATGTGTATCCAGCACGTTGAAAGAATTTGGGCTAAATCCCCGGCACCTTGGGGCCCAAATCGGTATGACCATGGTTCTTCACACTCATAGCAGAAGATTGGATTTTCACCCGCATATTCATGTAGTTGTTCCAGGTGGCGGTGTTGACCCATCCAGGCGGCAATGGAAAAAGAAAAAAGGCAAGTATTTGTTTAATCGAAAAGCCCTGGCCAAAGTTTTTCGGGCACGTTTCCTGAACGGATTGAACAAAGAGAATTTGCCAATTCCCAAAGGTGCTCGTTCCAAATGGATTGTCGATTGTGCCAGGGTCGGAACCGGCATGTCTGCCCTGAAGTACCTGTCCAGATATTTATACCGGGGAGTGATCAGCGAACGTAATATCATTGCCAATCAGGATGGCCGGGTTACCTTCATGTATATTGACGGTAAAACCAAAGAGATGTGCAGGCGAACCCTTAAAGGAGAGGAGTTTCTGCACCTGATCCTGCTTCATGTGTTGCCCAGGGGATTTCGTAGGGCAAGAGATTACGGCTTTCTTCACGGGAATGCCAAGAAATTGCTCTTCCTAGTACAGATGATTCTCCACGTTCGGATTATGGCAATAGTGCTTCGGCCAAGGCCTGTTTTTAAATGCCCCCATTGCGGGAAGCCTATGAAAATCCTCGGAATAAAGCCTGTCGGTACAGGATAG
- the amrB gene encoding AmmeMemoRadiSam system protein B, with protein sequence MGVKKMAFAGSWYPGSAGQCRSAIERFSDDPGIGEDAKNLDNPVAGIVPHAGWIYSGKLACRVFSALAQSSRVVDAIVLFGIHMHAASPAFVLDCTAVDTPLGTIEIDRKLTHALVRRAGIQGITLEQLDHNRFPEENTLELQYPFIKYFFPQARLVVCAVSPSDAAKALGVAAVEVAKALGLSLAVVGSTDMTHYGPRFGFEPAGSGLAAFEWVSKENDAAAIEALTAMDEKQIVHQGLTRHNMCCAGAACAAAAAAKKMGAVKGICLDYASSFDPLQPNDDFVGYCSVIFDA encoded by the coding sequence ATGGGTGTAAAGAAAATGGCCTTTGCCGGATCATGGTACCCGGGATCAGCTGGCCAATGTCGATCTGCCATTGAACGGTTTAGTGATGATCCAGGAATCGGAGAGGATGCAAAAAATTTGGATAATCCCGTGGCGGGTATTGTGCCACATGCCGGTTGGATCTATTCTGGAAAACTTGCATGCCGGGTCTTTTCAGCACTGGCCCAGAGCAGCCGGGTTGTGGACGCCATAGTTCTATTCGGGATTCACATGCATGCCGCTTCCCCGGCATTTGTCTTGGATTGTACGGCCGTAGATACCCCTTTGGGAACCATTGAGATTGATCGGAAACTTACACATGCCCTGGTGCGGCGGGCCGGGATCCAAGGCATCACCCTGGAACAATTAGATCACAACCGCTTCCCCGAAGAGAATACCCTGGAACTGCAATATCCATTTATTAAATATTTTTTTCCCCAGGCCCGGCTTGTGGTGTGCGCCGTGTCGCCCTCGGATGCGGCGAAAGCTCTGGGCGTGGCTGCAGTTGAGGTCGCAAAAGCTCTGGGTCTTTCCCTGGCTGTGGTGGGCTCCACAGACATGACCCATTACGGCCCGCGATTCGGATTTGAACCGGCAGGTTCCGGCCTGGCTGCGTTTGAGTGGGTGTCAAAGGAGAATGACGCGGCGGCCATTGAGGCGTTAACAGCCATGGATGAAAAGCAGATTGTTCACCAGGGACTGACCCGACATAATATGTGCTGTGCCGGGGCGGCCTGTGCCGCTGCGGCTGCGGCAAAAAAAATGGGCGCAGTCAAAGGTATCTGCCTTGACTACGCCTCAAGCTTTGATCCGTTACAACCCAATGACGATTTTGTGGGGTATTGCAGCGTGATTTTTGACGCTTAG
- the rpmF gene encoding 50S ribosomal protein L32 has protein sequence MAVPKQKSSKARGRKRRTHYKTSAPTVTICPECQEPKLPHTACPECGTYKGRDVKPDVEVED, from the coding sequence ATGGCCGTACCCAAGCAGAAAAGTTCCAAAGCAAGAGGAAGAAAAAGACGCACCCATTATAAAACCAGTGCCCCCACTGTAACCATATGTCCCGAGTGCCAGGAGCCCAAGCTGCCTCATACCGCATGCCCTGAATGCGGCACTTATAAAGGCAGGGATGTGAAGCCGGACGTGGAAGTAGAAGATTAG
- a CDS encoding DUF2334 domain-containing protein, giving the protein MNKQPKFSGLDYNSQAKRLAKGKKFLEGMIDAPISTFMPPWNRYDANTLRALETLGFSTLSADNKKGEETQACKLNLLPYSCSLYRLRDAVKKSRTSSDPQPVIVVLFHEYDFKEINEKRGRISYQEVYALLNWVSSQADVRLLSISQATQVIDNLSAKRFLMNASPAG; this is encoded by the coding sequence CTGAACAAACAGCCAAAATTTTCAGGCTTAGATTACAACAGTCAAGCAAAGAGATTGGCTAAAGGTAAAAAATTCCTTGAGGGCATGATAGATGCGCCCATCAGCACCTTTATGCCACCTTGGAACAGATACGACGCGAACACATTACGGGCACTTGAGACGCTTGGGTTTTCAACCCTGTCGGCGGACAACAAGAAAGGAGAGGAAACACAAGCTTGTAAGCTTAATCTCCTGCCATATTCATGCAGTTTATATAGGCTTCGGGATGCCGTCAAAAAATCCCGAACTTCATCTGATCCTCAACCTGTCATTGTGGTTTTGTTTCACGAATATGATTTTAAGGAGATTAATGAAAAGCGTGGCCGCATTTCCTATCAAGAAGTTTACGCGCTTTTAAACTGGGTCTCATCCCAGGCGGATGTTCGTTTGCTTTCAATCAGCCAAGCAACCCAGGTAATTGATAATTTGAGTGCTAAGCGTTTTCTTATGAATGCATCGCCTGCAGGATAG
- the queA gene encoding tRNA preQ1(34) S-adenosylmethionine ribosyltransferase-isomerase QueA, with the protein MYNLSDYAYDLPESLIAQTPCEHRSRSRLMHLERNSHGISHRRFLDIADLLRPGDLLVVNDTRVVPARLLGHKPTGGRVEVLIIDYAAGMKHLAETGRFQCDCLIRASRRPGPGTVLDLGQGIKATVIEHRDRISVVCFDGGTEFLSRLKKAGKMPLPPYIKRDQDSGQGDDSSAQMDEQKDRQNYQTVYANAEGAVAAPTAGLHFTKGLLATLSEKGVEVAKITLHVGYGTFVPVRVKDIRDHQIHSEYFIIDEQTAEKINRAHGDGRRVIAVGTTSVRTLEFCTNDDGIISAGQGRCDLFIYPGYKFKCVDAMITNFHLPESTLLMLISAFYDREQILNAYKVAVAEKYRFFSYGDAMFIE; encoded by the coding sequence ATGTACAATTTGTCTGATTATGCGTATGATTTGCCCGAATCCTTGATTGCCCAAACGCCCTGTGAACACAGAAGCCGGTCCCGGCTGATGCATCTGGAGCGCAATAGTCACGGCATCAGTCATCGCAGGTTTCTTGATATTGCTGATTTGCTGCGTCCAGGAGACCTGTTGGTGGTCAATGACACCCGGGTGGTTCCGGCACGGCTTTTAGGCCATAAACCCACAGGTGGCCGTGTTGAGGTCCTCATCATTGATTATGCAGCCGGCATGAAACATCTGGCCGAGACCGGGCGGTTTCAGTGTGATTGTCTGATCAGGGCGTCACGCAGACCCGGACCGGGCACGGTGCTTGATCTGGGCCAGGGTATCAAAGCCACGGTTATTGAACATCGGGATCGGATTTCAGTGGTCTGTTTTGACGGGGGAACTGAGTTTTTATCCCGGTTAAAAAAAGCGGGTAAAATGCCTTTGCCGCCCTATATAAAACGGGATCAGGATTCGGGGCAGGGCGATGACTCATCTGCACAAATGGATGAGCAAAAAGACCGGCAAAATTACCAGACAGTTTATGCAAATGCCGAGGGGGCTGTGGCCGCACCTACGGCCGGGCTTCATTTTACAAAAGGTCTGCTTGCAACACTTTCTGAAAAAGGTGTTGAGGTGGCCAAAATCACCCTGCACGTGGGGTATGGTACCTTTGTGCCGGTGCGGGTAAAGGATATCCGGGATCACCAGATTCATTCGGAATATTTTATTATCGATGAACAGACGGCTGAAAAAATTAACCGGGCCCATGGGGACGGCCGCAGGGTAATAGCTGTGGGCACTACATCTGTAAGGACCCTGGAGTTTTGTACCAACGATGACGGCATCATTTCGGCAGGGCAGGGCCGGTGCGATCTGTTTATCTATCCGGGCTACAAGTTCAAGTGCGTAGATGCCATGATTACCAATTTCCATTTGCCTGAGTCCACCTTGCTCATGCTGATTTCCGCCTTTTATGACCGGGAACAAATTTTGAATGCCTATAAGGTTGCTGTGGCTGAGAAGTACCGATTTTTCAGCTATGGTGATGCCATGTTTATAGAGTAA